In Candidatus Nanopelagicales bacterium, a single genomic region encodes these proteins:
- a CDS encoding circularly permuted type 2 ATP-grasp protein, giving the protein MATRSGPYDEMLVDGEPRSTHRALAATLDELGPEGLAERARQRDSYLDRHGITFTLGERERPLPMDLVPRIITPSEWSDVEAGVIQRLHALEMFLADVYGDMEVLNDQIIPRSLVTSSTHFHRQAWGLKPSNNVRIHVSGIDLIRDEQGVFRVLEDNLRNPSGVSYVLENRRTLAHVLPEVFAKHRVRPITEYPERLLEALRASANESVNDPNVVVLTPGVHNSAHYEHAFLARYMGVELVEGRDLYCREGRVWMRTTSGPRVVDVIYRRIDDDFLDPVHLNADSVLGVPGLINVARAGNVGIANAIGNGVADDKAVYPYVPALIRYYLGEEPILPNVDTYDLSDPEQREHVIANIESMVVKPADGSGGYGLVMGPTATEKEILGAIKAVKEDPRGWIAQPVVRFSTYPTIVDDGSISPRHVDLRPFAVNDGKNVYVLPGGLSRVALPEGSLVVNSSQGGGSKDTWVLEDSMTIERPIPLEVPRAVTIDMDVPERLDAPSAHDDRMLQQERQQQQGGMSC; this is encoded by the coding sequence GTGGCGACGAGGTCAGGTCCATACGACGAAATGCTCGTAGATGGCGAACCGCGCTCAACTCACCGTGCCCTTGCTGCCACGCTGGATGAACTCGGTCCAGAAGGTCTGGCCGAACGTGCTCGTCAGCGCGACTCCTACCTTGACCGACATGGCATCACCTTCACCCTCGGTGAGCGTGAGCGTCCATTACCCATGGATCTGGTTCCGCGAATCATCACGCCATCAGAATGGTCTGATGTAGAAGCAGGAGTAATTCAGCGCCTACATGCGCTGGAAATGTTCCTTGCCGATGTCTATGGCGATATGGAAGTTCTCAACGATCAAATCATTCCTCGCTCACTAGTCACAAGTTCCACTCACTTTCATCGCCAAGCGTGGGGATTAAAGCCGTCGAACAATGTGCGCATTCACGTTTCCGGGATCGACCTCATTCGCGATGAACAGGGTGTGTTTCGCGTCCTTGAAGACAACCTGCGCAATCCATCAGGCGTCTCTTATGTCTTAGAAAACCGACGCACGCTCGCTCACGTTCTTCCTGAAGTCTTTGCCAAGCACCGAGTTCGCCCCATCACTGAATATCCAGAACGCTTACTGGAAGCTCTGCGCGCATCAGCAAATGAATCTGTGAACGATCCAAACGTTGTTGTGCTCACTCCTGGTGTTCACAACTCTGCCCACTATGAACATGCATTTCTTGCGCGCTATATGGGCGTAGAGCTCGTGGAAGGCCGCGATCTTTATTGCCGTGAAGGTCGTGTTTGGATGCGCACGACTTCAGGGCCACGTGTCGTTGATGTGATTTATCGGCGCATTGATGACGACTTCCTGGATCCTGTGCACCTCAATGCAGACAGTGTGCTGGGAGTTCCAGGGCTCATTAACGTTGCGCGCGCAGGCAATGTGGGTATCGCTAACGCCATTGGCAACGGTGTTGCCGATGACAAGGCTGTCTATCCCTATGTACCAGCGTTGATTCGTTATTACCTCGGTGAAGAACCAATCCTTCCAAATGTTGATACCTACGACCTCAGCGATCCAGAGCAGCGCGAACATGTGATTGCAAATATTGAAAGCATGGTCGTCAAGCCCGCTGATGGTTCCGGCGGTTACGGCCTGGTCATGGGCCCGACCGCGACTGAAAAAGAAATCCTTGGAGCGATTAAGGCGGTGAAGGAAGACCCACGCGGCTGGATCGCTCAGCCAGTGGTGCGTTTTTCTACCTACCCCACAATTGTTGATGACGGATCCATTAGTCCGCGCCATGTGGACTTACGGCCATTTGCCGTTAACGACGGCAAGAACGTCTATGTGCTTCCCGGTGGTTTGAGCCGGGTGGCTTTGCCAGAAGGCAGTCTCGTTGTGAATTCAAGTCAAGGCGGAGGCTCAAAAGATACGTGGGTACTTGAAGACTCCATGACGATCGAGCGACCGATCCCTCTTGAGGTTCCTCGCGCGGTCACGATCGACATGGATGTTCCCGAGCGCCTGGATGCGCCATCTGCTCACGACGACCGGATGTTGCAACAGGAACGTCAGCAGCAGCAAGGGGGCATGTCATGTTGA
- a CDS encoding DUF5993 family protein: MLSMFVLWILVFFGIFKKWRWTPGLALLTLIVTVILLKAHMTDPIPLNF; encoded by the coding sequence ATGCTTTCGATGTTCGTTCTGTGGATTTTGGTCTTTTTCGGGATATTCAAAAAATGGCGCTGGACCCCAGGCTTGGCGCTATTAACCCTGATCGTCACGGTGATCCTGCTCAAGGCTCATATGACCGATCCCATCCCATTGAACTTCTAA
- a CDS encoding disulfide bond formation protein B: MTRLSVERQVSLARIINVLALVGLLGVLAGSLHLQLGIGEQPCPLCLVQRSGMIGLAVGPVMNLLWGMKAQHYAISILAACAGAAGSIRQILLHVASPTDPGYGPEFLGWHLYTWAFVTFAVGVIGCAILLFWNTPLICDDQGISKQAGVLRAITYAVITAVFLDLLVIAISVIPECGLGMCPDDPANISGLGDLGGWLFIAGLSVVSVAVGILLNRRKAAVEH; encoded by the coding sequence ATGACAAGACTTTCAGTGGAACGCCAGGTAAGCCTGGCTCGCATCATCAATGTATTGGCGCTCGTTGGGCTGCTCGGTGTGCTTGCCGGGTCACTTCACTTGCAATTAGGAATTGGTGAACAGCCTTGTCCGCTGTGTCTGGTGCAGCGTTCGGGAATGATCGGCCTTGCTGTTGGGCCGGTGATGAATTTGCTGTGGGGTATGAAGGCGCAGCATTACGCGATCAGTATTTTGGCTGCGTGTGCTGGTGCTGCGGGAAGTATTCGACAGATTCTCTTGCATGTAGCAAGCCCAACTGATCCAGGTTACGGGCCGGAGTTTCTTGGTTGGCATCTCTACACCTGGGCATTCGTCACCTTTGCTGTTGGCGTCATTGGTTGTGCAATCTTGTTGTTCTGGAACACGCCATTAATCTGTGACGATCAAGGCATCAGTAAGCAGGCTGGGGTGCTGCGCGCTATTACGTATGCAGTCATCACTGCAGTGTTCTTAGATCTTCTAGTGATTGCCATCAGTGTGATTCCTGAATGTGGCCTCGGTATGTGCCCAGATGATCCAGCGAATATTTCTGGGCTCGGCGATCTTGGTGGCTGGCTGTTCATCGCTGGATTGAGTGTTGTGTCAGTTGCGGTTGGGATTTTATTAAATCGCCGCAAGGCAGCTGTTGAGCATTAA
- a CDS encoding nucleoside deaminase: MDHVHNAYLAAMQQAIEVAQVGPITGDLPIAALVLDEQGVVIAGAVNQREALQDPTAHAEVLVLREAAAIRGDWHLTGCTLVVTLEPCPMCAGAAVLSRIDRIVFGAWNEEYGACGSHWDLPRDKRMNHRPEVIAGILAEECGNLVRDFMAGQRAQEDL, translated from the coding sequence GTGGATCACGTGCACAACGCCTACCTCGCAGCTATGCAACAAGCCATTGAAGTGGCACAGGTGGGTCCTATTACGGGCGATTTGCCGATCGCGGCCCTAGTGCTTGATGAGCAAGGTGTCGTGATTGCAGGTGCCGTCAATCAACGCGAAGCCCTCCAGGATCCAACGGCTCATGCTGAAGTACTCGTGCTTCGTGAAGCCGCAGCGATTCGAGGGGATTGGCATCTCACTGGATGCACGCTCGTGGTCACGCTTGAGCCTTGCCCCATGTGCGCGGGTGCTGCGGTGCTGTCGCGAATTGATCGAATTGTGTTTGGTGCATGGAATGAGGAATATGGGGCTTGCGGGTCGCATTGGGATCTGCCACGTGATAAGCGCATGAATCATCGACCTGAAGTGATCGCTGGGATCCTCGCAGAGGAGTGTGGCAATCTGGTGCGAGATTTCATGGCAGGGCAACGAGCACAGGAGGACTTATGA
- a CDS encoding LytR C-terminal domain-containing protein: MSGMREGAVRIAPRRYRRRRPTWHVVVAIAAAVLVVAGLIFGIVKMFSGSGEPEAVTATPNPSPCVTVMVSAAQSLPAIERVRVNVYNGTKTPGLAGTTAQTLRARGFTIKDVGNAVGNRDITGVGELRYGPKGKTSAQLLEYYFPGAVLIPDGRSKRVVDVIIGSGFTAVVDDATVAAKKASPTPSPSGPGCPTPAATLGATPVASVVPAA; encoded by the coding sequence ATGAGCGGGATGCGTGAAGGTGCAGTGCGAATCGCACCGCGTCGCTATCGACGTCGTCGTCCGACATGGCACGTCGTTGTTGCCATTGCAGCAGCAGTTCTTGTCGTTGCTGGATTAATTTTTGGCATCGTAAAGATGTTCAGTGGTAGCGGCGAACCAGAAGCCGTAACTGCGACACCGAATCCCTCGCCATGTGTCACCGTGATGGTTTCTGCAGCTCAGTCACTTCCGGCAATTGAACGTGTGCGTGTCAATGTGTACAACGGCACGAAAACACCTGGGCTTGCGGGCACTACTGCGCAAACTTTGCGAGCTCGTGGTTTCACCATCAAGGATGTTGGCAATGCTGTTGGTAATCGCGACATCACCGGTGTTGGTGAACTTCGTTACGGACCTAAAGGCAAAACTTCTGCGCAACTGTTGGAGTACTACTTCCCAGGTGCGGTGTTGATTCCTGATGGCCGCAGTAAGCGTGTTGTCGATGTGATCATCGGCAGTGGGTTCACCGCTGTTGTTGATGACGCAACCGTTGCAGCGAAGAAGGCGTCACCAACACCGAGCCCGTCGGGCCCTGGTTGCCCAACTCCAGCGGCAACGCTCGGTGCTACGCCAGTTGCTTCTGTGGTACCGGCCGCTTAG
- a CDS encoding FTR1 family protein, producing MFANFLIGLREGIEAALIVSILVAYIVKLGQQHLLPRLWAGVGLAIALSVGFAVLLAVTSNELSERAEQIFAGTTSIAAVALITWMIFWMAKRARFIKGQLQGEVDQALEKGSWALAIIAFVAVIREGLETALFLYAGISASGGTSEPVIGALLGLVTAVIIGIIIYRGAVSLDLAKLFRWTGFALIIVAAGLLAYAVHEYQEAGLLPGEDTVAFDISSTIPPESWYGSLLKGIFSFRPVTTWLEVVVWWAYAVPVLVLFLKKTKRPVPQKQLA from the coding sequence ATGTTCGCCAATTTTCTGATCGGGTTGCGCGAAGGCATTGAAGCCGCTCTGATTGTGTCGATTTTGGTGGCCTACATCGTCAAACTCGGTCAGCAACATCTCCTTCCTCGTCTTTGGGCTGGCGTGGGATTGGCAATCGCACTTTCCGTGGGATTCGCGGTCTTGCTTGCCGTCACCAGTAATGAACTCTCAGAGCGTGCCGAGCAAATTTTTGCCGGAACTACCAGCATCGCCGCTGTCGCCCTGATTACTTGGATGATTTTTTGGATGGCCAAGCGAGCACGCTTCATTAAGGGCCAACTCCAAGGTGAAGTTGATCAGGCTCTCGAAAAAGGTAGCTGGGCACTGGCGATCATCGCGTTCGTCGCAGTGATCCGCGAGGGATTGGAAACCGCACTATTTCTCTATGCAGGAATTTCCGCGAGCGGAGGCACCAGTGAGCCAGTGATTGGTGCGCTTCTGGGATTAGTCACTGCGGTGATCATCGGCATCATCATTTATCGCGGTGCAGTGAGTTTGGATCTCGCAAAACTTTTCCGTTGGACCGGCTTCGCACTCATCATCGTTGCGGCAGGCCTTCTTGCATATGCCGTTCATGAGTATCAAGAAGCTGGGTTACTTCCTGGCGAAGATACCGTCGCATTCGACATCAGCTCAACCATTCCACCTGAGAGCTGGTACGGCTCACTTCTCAAGGGCATCTTTAGCTTCCGCCCGGTAACCACCTGGCTAGAAGTTGTTGTGTGGTGGGCATATGCGGTGCCAGTACTGGTGTTGTTCTTGAAGAAAACTAAGCGGCCGGTACCACAGAAGCAACTGGCGTAG
- a CDS encoding DNA polymerase III subunit gamma and tau: MALYRTYRPASLAEVVGQEHVTGPLTRALQNDRTHHAYLFAGPRGCGKTSTARIMARSLNCEQGPTPTPCGVCQSCMDLAPNGAGSIDVIELDAASHGGVDDTRDLRERAMFAPASSRYKIYIIDEAHMVTSAGFNALLKLVEEPPPHVRFIFATTEVDKVLPTIRSRTHNYTFRLVSTRELQIHLASICDQEGVAADAAALALIARAGAGSVRDSLSILGQVIAGAGSEGVTYADTVMQLGMTDMTLLDETVDALIARDGAALFGTIEKVMDAGHEPRRFVSDLVERLRDLIVLQHVPGAAAMSLIDGPDELIARELEQAQLIGAAELSRAADVVSEALSELKGATAPRLQLELMCARLLLPAIDADERGLRARLDQIERRLASAPVDAVVASKASAAPAAPAPPAVPASPPKLSAVAPSTAAKATPETQSPVAPAAGAKPPAAPKIPKAGPPAKAVVEETVAVVAPVSGAIGDTPALSDFVTMWPAIMDATKAYSRVAWMLFNASQPLSIADGTLAVGVPNAGQVNNARTSGHDERLRQAILDVMRADVRIDVVLAPNAVAPNGSLANESIAVIAEVDTPSVDDDDVDDESGIDLAIRALGATQIGEIEH; this comes from the coding sequence ATGGCCCTGTATCGCACTTATCGCCCTGCTTCCCTTGCGGAAGTGGTCGGTCAGGAGCACGTCACTGGTCCACTGACCCGCGCACTGCAAAACGACCGCACGCATCACGCGTACCTCTTTGCTGGACCTCGTGGTTGTGGCAAAACCTCAACCGCACGCATCATGGCTCGGTCGCTGAACTGCGAACAGGGTCCAACTCCAACCCCTTGTGGTGTGTGCCAAAGCTGCATGGATCTTGCACCCAATGGAGCAGGTTCCATCGACGTTATTGAGCTTGATGCCGCAAGCCACGGCGGTGTTGATGACACTCGCGACCTTCGCGAACGAGCAATGTTTGCTCCTGCATCCTCGCGTTACAAGATTTACATCATCGATGAAGCCCACATGGTGACCTCCGCAGGCTTTAACGCACTGTTAAAACTTGTTGAAGAGCCACCACCGCATGTGCGCTTTATCTTTGCGACTACTGAAGTCGACAAGGTGCTGCCAACAATTCGCTCGCGTACGCACAACTACACCTTCCGCTTAGTGTCGACGCGTGAATTGCAAATTCACCTTGCATCCATTTGCGATCAAGAGGGCGTAGCTGCTGATGCGGCAGCCCTCGCGTTGATTGCACGCGCAGGTGCCGGCAGTGTTCGTGACTCGCTTTCAATTCTTGGCCAAGTGATTGCCGGAGCTGGCAGTGAAGGTGTCACGTACGCCGACACAGTGATGCAGCTTGGTATGACTGACATGACCTTGCTGGATGAAACCGTTGATGCACTGATTGCCCGTGATGGCGCGGCTCTGTTTGGCACCATTGAAAAGGTCATGGATGCAGGCCACGAGCCCCGCCGCTTCGTTAGTGATCTCGTTGAACGTTTGCGTGACCTGATTGTGCTGCAGCATGTGCCAGGCGCGGCAGCGATGTCATTGATCGACGGGCCAGATGAGTTGATTGCCCGTGAGCTCGAACAAGCACAACTTATTGGTGCCGCTGAACTTTCACGCGCAGCCGATGTCGTAAGCGAAGCATTGAGTGAGCTCAAAGGCGCAACAGCTCCACGGCTGCAACTTGAATTGATGTGCGCCCGTTTGTTGTTGCCGGCGATTGATGCTGATGAACGCGGGCTTCGCGCTCGTCTTGACCAAATTGAACGTCGTTTGGCTTCTGCTCCCGTTGATGCAGTTGTGGCATCAAAGGCAAGTGCTGCACCTGCTGCACCTGCTCCACCTGCCGTGCCAGCAAGCCCACCAAAGCTTTCTGCTGTTGCGCCTTCAACAGCGGCGAAAGCAACACCAGAAACTCAATCTCCTGTTGCACCTGCGGCTGGAGCGAAACCACCAGCTGCGCCAAAGATTCCTAAGGCTGGACCACCGGCAAAGGCTGTTGTTGAAGAGACTGTTGCTGTAGTTGCACCTGTTTCGGGAGCAATCGGAGATACGCCTGCGCTTTCAGACTTCGTCACAATGTGGCCAGCGATCATGGATGCAACCAAGGCGTATTCACGCGTTGCGTGGATGTTGTTCAACGCTTCGCAGCCGCTTTCTATTGCTGACGGAACCTTGGCAGTTGGTGTACCCAATGCTGGTCAGGTCAACAACGCGCGCACCAGTGGTCACGATGAACGTCTGCGTCAAGCAATTCTTGACGTGATGCGTGCTGATGTGCGTATTGATGTGGTGCTTGCACCAAACGCAGTTGCCCCAAATGGTTCATTAGCGAATGAATCAATTGCGGTGATTGCTGAAGTGGATACGCCAAGCGTTGACGACGATGACGTAGATGACGAGTCAGGTATTGATCTGGCCATTCGCGCGCTGGGTGCCACCCAAATCGGCGAGATTGAACACTGA
- the recR gene encoding recombination mediator RecR has translation MYEGIVQDLIDELGRLPGVGPKSAQRIAFHILSADPTDVMRLADALREVKEKVRFCAVCGNVAEEEECRICRDPRRDQTILCVVEESKDVVAIEKTREFKGRYHVLGGAISPIEGIGPDDLRIRELMARLSDATIVEIILATDPNLEGEATATYLARMIAPLGIAVSRLASGLPVGGDLEYADEVTLGRAFEGRRRV, from the coding sequence ATGTACGAAGGCATTGTTCAAGATCTCATTGATGAGCTCGGTCGGCTTCCCGGCGTGGGCCCAAAAAGCGCGCAGCGCATTGCATTTCATATTCTTTCTGCCGATCCAACTGACGTCATGCGCTTGGCAGATGCTTTACGCGAAGTGAAAGAAAAGGTTCGCTTCTGCGCGGTGTGTGGCAACGTTGCTGAAGAAGAGGAATGTCGCATCTGCCGCGATCCTCGTCGCGATCAAACAATCCTGTGCGTGGTCGAAGAATCAAAAGACGTAGTAGCCATTGAAAAGACTCGTGAATTCAAGGGTCGCTATCACGTGCTCGGTGGGGCAATCAGCCCAATCGAAGGTATCGGCCCCGATGATTTGCGCATTCGTGAGCTAATGGCGCGGCTATCCGATGCCACCATCGTTGAAATCATTCTTGCCACAGATCCCAACCTTGAAGGTGAAGCGACTGCTACTTACCTTGCGCGCATGATTGCTCCCCTTGGCATCGCGGTGTCGCGTTTAGCGAGTGGATTGCCCGTTGGCGGCGACCTTGAATATGCCGATGAGGTCACGCTGGGCCGTGCCTTTGAAGGCCGCCGACGCGTGTAA
- a CDS encoding aspartate kinase: protein MSLIVQKFGGSSVADAASVKRVARRIVETKRAGHDVVVVVSAMGDTTDELLELAEQVCENPPARELDMLLTSGERISMAVLAMAIADLGEDARSYTGSQAGLITDAAHGAAKIIDVTPGRIQEAIAAGAIPIVAGFQGVAQDTKDITTLGRGGSDTTAVALAAALNASVCEIFTDVDGVFSADPRVVPAARKVPFITYEEMLELAAVGAKVLHLRCVEYARRFDLPIHVRSSFSQLDGTFVLSPEAIATAISEGKAMEQPIISGVAADVNDAKITVVGVPDKPGEAAAIFRALADASINIDMIVQNISAATTGRTDVSFTCPMGSSKKALEALEAKRSAIAFEDLILDDQVAKVSLVGAGMRSHPGVSADFFSALADAGINVEMISTSEIRISVVTRVDDAKRAVQALHTAFGLDADGEAVVYGGTGR from the coding sequence GTGTCCCTAATCGTGCAGAAATTCGGCGGTTCGAGCGTGGCTGATGCCGCCTCGGTGAAGCGTGTTGCCCGACGCATTGTGGAGACCAAGCGCGCTGGTCACGATGTGGTTGTTGTGGTCTCGGCGATGGGCGACACCACCGATGAATTACTCGAGCTCGCTGAGCAGGTCTGTGAGAACCCACCTGCTCGCGAACTCGACATGTTGCTGACATCGGGTGAGCGCATTTCAATGGCAGTGCTCGCGATGGCTATTGCTGATCTTGGTGAAGACGCTCGTTCATACACGGGCTCACAGGCTGGTCTTATTACCGATGCCGCCCATGGCGCCGCAAAGATCATCGATGTCACCCCAGGCCGCATTCAAGAAGCCATCGCTGCCGGTGCGATTCCTATCGTTGCTGGTTTCCAAGGTGTTGCTCAAGACACAAAAGACATCACGACACTTGGTCGAGGTGGTTCAGACACCACGGCGGTTGCACTTGCGGCAGCACTCAATGCATCTGTATGCGAAATCTTCACGGATGTTGATGGCGTCTTCAGCGCAGACCCACGTGTTGTGCCTGCAGCACGCAAGGTTCCTTTCATCACGTATGAAGAAATGCTTGAGCTCGCCGCTGTTGGCGCAAAGGTGTTGCACCTTCGTTGCGTTGAATATGCACGCCGATTTGATCTACCCATCCACGTTCGTTCGTCGTTCTCTCAACTTGATGGCACATTCGTGTTGTCACCTGAAGCCATTGCTACCGCTATCTCCGAAGGAAAAGCCATGGAACAACCGATCATTTCCGGTGTCGCTGCAGATGTGAACGATGCAAAGATCACTGTGGTGGGCGTGCCCGATAAGCCAGGTGAAGCTGCAGCGATCTTCCGTGCCCTTGCTGATGCATCCATCAACATTGATATGATTGTGCAGAATATTTCGGCTGCAACTACAGGCCGCACTGACGTTTCCTTCACCTGCCCAATGGGATCTTCAAAGAAGGCGCTTGAAGCGCTGGAAGCAAAGCGCTCAGCGATCGCATTTGAAGATCTCATTCTTGATGATCAGGTTGCCAAGGTCTCTCTCGTTGGTGCAGGCATGCGTTCACATCCAGGTGTGTCCGCTGACTTCTTCTCGGCTCTAGCTGATGCCGGTATCAACGTAGAAATGATTTCCACTTCTGAAATTCGAATTTCGGTTGTGACTCGTGTTGATGATGCAAAGCGTGCCGTTCAGGCCTTGCATACCGCGTTCGGTCTTGATGCTGATGGAGAAGCAGTGGTGTACGGAGGAACTGGACGATGA
- a CDS encoding aspartate-semialdehyde dehydrogenase, protein MSRGMHVAVVGATGQVGSVMLRLLEERNFPIERLRLMASSRSAGSTLTFRGEEIVVEDAETADLTGIDIALFSAGGSTSKALAPKYAAAGAVVIDNSSAWRMDPDVPLVVSEVNPDAIKDMRKGIIANPNCTTMAAMPVLKPLHAAAGLRRLVVSTFQAVSGSGLAGVEELASQVRAVVNQDIEGLTHDGRAVNFPAPVKYVAPIAFDVVPFAGNLATDGSLETDEEQKLRNESRKILDIPNLLVSGTCVRVPVFSGHSLSINAEFDQAITPEQATALLAGAPGVELSEVPTPLQAAGADPSFVGRIRQDQSVADNKGLALFVSNDNLRKGAALNAVQIAEIIAASK, encoded by the coding sequence ATGAGCCGTGGCATGCATGTTGCTGTCGTTGGAGCAACCGGTCAGGTTGGTTCAGTGATGCTTCGCCTTCTAGAAGAGCGCAACTTCCCAATTGAACGCCTGCGTTTGATGGCTTCCTCGCGCTCGGCGGGCAGCACTCTCACCTTCCGCGGCGAAGAGATCGTTGTTGAAGATGCCGAGACTGCAGATCTCACTGGCATTGATATCGCGCTGTTCTCAGCCGGCGGTTCAACTTCGAAAGCACTTGCTCCAAAGTACGCAGCTGCTGGCGCAGTCGTGATCGACAACTCTTCTGCATGGCGCATGGATCCTGATGTTCCACTCGTAGTGAGCGAAGTGAACCCAGACGCAATCAAAGACATGCGTAAGGGAATCATCGCGAATCCCAACTGCACCACGATGGCCGCAATGCCAGTGTTGAAGCCATTGCACGCTGCTGCAGGTTTGCGTCGTCTTGTCGTGAGCACCTTCCAAGCCGTTTCTGGCTCAGGCCTTGCCGGAGTTGAGGAACTTGCATCACAGGTGCGCGCAGTTGTGAATCAAGATATTGAGGGACTGACGCATGATGGCCGCGCGGTGAACTTCCCAGCGCCGGTGAAGTACGTCGCGCCAATCGCCTTCGATGTTGTTCCGTTTGCAGGAAATCTTGCGACCGATGGTTCTTTGGAAACGGACGAAGAACAAAAGCTGCGCAATGAAAGCCGCAAGATTCTCGACATTCCAAACCTGTTGGTTTCTGGAACCTGTGTGCGAGTTCCAGTATTCAGTGGCCACTCGTTGTCGATCAATGCAGAATTTGATCAGGCAATTACTCCAGAGCAGGCAACCGCTCTCCTTGCTGGCGCACCTGGTGTTGAACTTTCCGAAGTGCCAACCCCCTTGCAGGCCGCAGGCGCCGATCCATCATTTGTCGGACGTATCCGTCAAGATCAATCCGTGGCTGATAACAAGGGCCTAGCGCTGTTTGTCAGTAATGACAATCTGCGTAAGGGTGCAGCGCTGAACGCAGTTCAGATCGCTGAGATCATCGCTGCATCGAAGTAG
- a CDS encoding DNA alkylation repair protein, whose translation MTYRVWVKATKEAFAPLGDPNTAEGAANYMKNIAPFIGISTVPRRAALKAVWKPLQPLDEINLAKFCSAMWKLPEREYQYAACDLLAWNKQQRSADFLIHPLKDLVIEKSWWDTIDALNSNAVNPLIRQHPELVDTMWEWIEADNIWLVRTAIQHQRGNRDNTDLNLLFAMCEQHITEKNFWIAKAIGWALRDASAYWPADVQAFIDRNPGISSVARREGQRGIDRATAK comes from the coding sequence ATGACTTACCGCGTTTGGGTTAAGGCCACCAAGGAAGCGTTCGCTCCTCTTGGTGATCCCAACACCGCTGAGGGTGCAGCGAACTACATGAAAAATATTGCACCGTTCATTGGTATCTCAACTGTGCCTCGGCGAGCAGCACTCAAAGCCGTGTGGAAACCTTTGCAGCCACTTGATGAAATCAACCTTGCAAAGTTTTGTTCGGCCATGTGGAAGTTACCCGAGCGTGAATATCAATACGCAGCTTGCGACCTGCTGGCCTGGAATAAGCAGCAGCGCAGCGCGGACTTCCTGATTCATCCCCTTAAGGATCTCGTTATTGAGAAATCCTGGTGGGACACCATCGACGCCCTGAACTCAAATGCGGTCAACCCACTTATCCGTCAACACCCTGAACTGGTAGACACCATGTGGGAATGGATAGAGGCCGACAACATTTGGTTAGTTCGCACAGCCATTCAGCATCAACGCGGCAATCGCGATAACACCGATCTTAATTTGCTCTTTGCTATGTGCGAACAACACATCACCGAGAAGAACTTTTGGATCGCTAAAGCAATCGGGTGGGCACTTCGAGATGCTTCCGCTTATTGGCCAGCCGATGTTCAGGCTTTCATTGATCGCAATCCTGGAATCTCAAGCGTTGCTCGGCGAGAAGGCCAGCGTGGCATTGATCGAGCTACTGCGAAGTAA
- a CDS encoding sulfotransferase family protein, with translation MDRRPAVRDLGKTTGKYVQSMGWRSVNNHVNISLVNKYIYFEVPKAGCGTMKSTLGGLEAARFNESLVELVQDNPHQRKNATPFIKPYQLPNDELEDVLTSRKFTRFAVVREPASRLLSGWLEKITQGLQQAEPIFEILKEQGRAPEEPKDISFADFIDVVCALPSRQQDPHWRRQTDHIGFDLFKFNALIHLEELENSWDLLGKLTGAPGLKEDFFCKKATHAGSHMNEHYTPELLAKVADAYASDYKAFGYDLPRLG, from the coding sequence ATGGACCGCCGTCCCGCTGTTCGCGACCTCGGTAAAACCACTGGTAAATATGTGCAATCAATGGGTTGGCGCTCGGTCAATAACCACGTGAATATTTCGCTCGTGAACAAATACATCTACTTCGAGGTTCCAAAAGCTGGTTGCGGAACCATGAAGTCAACCCTTGGTGGCCTTGAAGCAGCACGCTTCAATGAATCACTTGTGGAACTTGTGCAAGACAACCCACATCAGCGCAAAAATGCGACACCCTTCATTAAGCCCTATCAACTACCTAACGATGAACTTGAAGATGTGCTCACCAGCCGCAAATTCACTCGGTTTGCAGTAGTGCGTGAACCCGCGTCACGTTTACTTTCAGGTTGGCTAGAAAAAATAACGCAGGGTTTGCAACAGGCCGAACCAATCTTTGAGATCTTGAAGGAACAAGGTCGCGCACCTGAAGAACCAAAAGACATTTCCTTCGCAGACTTCATCGATGTGGTGTGTGCACTTCCTTCGCGTCAGCAAGATCCACATTGGCGCCGCCAAACAGATCACATCGGATTTGATCTCTTTAAGTTCAATGCGTTGATCCACCTCGAAGAACTTGAAAATTCATGGGATCTACTTGGCAAGCTCACTGGAGCGCCCGGACTGAAGGAAGACTTCTTCTGCAAGAAGGCCACGCACGCTGGGTCACATATGAATGAGCACTACACCCCTGAATTACTTGCCAAGGTTGCTGACGCATACGCCTCTGACTACAAGGCCTTTGGTTATGACTTACCGCGTTTGGGTTAA